One genomic region from Macaca mulatta isolate MMU2019108-1 chromosome 20, T2T-MMU8v2.0, whole genome shotgun sequence encodes:
- the ATXN2L gene encoding ataxin-2-like protein isoform X24: MAFAAALSPSLASGPLFALLNRRLHQPATSRVTWRLVTPAEGQSTGKGPPQSPVFEGVYNNSRMLHFLTAVVGSTCDVKVKNGTTYEGIFKTLSSKFELAVDAVHRKASEPAGGPRREDIVDTMVFKPSDVMLVHFRNVDFNYATKDKFTDSAIAMNSKVNGEHKEKVLQRWEGGDSNSDDYDLESDMSNGWDPNEMFKFNEENYGVKTTYDSSLSSYTVPLEKDNSEEFRQRELRAAQLAREIESSPQYRLRIAMENDDGRTEEEKHSAVQRQGSGRESPSLASREGKYIPLPQRVREGPRGGVRCSSSRGGRPGLSSLPPRGPHHLDNSSPGPGSEARGINGGPSRMSPKAQRPLRGAKTLSSPSNRPSGETSVPPPPAVGRIYPPRSPKSAAPAPISASCPEPPIGSAVPTSSASIPVTSSVSDPGVGSISPASPKISLAPTDVKELSTKEPGRTLEPQELARIAGKVPGLQNEQKRFQLEELRKFGAQFKLQPSSSPENSLDPFPPRILKEEPKGKEKEVDGLLTSEPMGSPVSSKTESVSDKEDKPPLAPAGGTEGPEQPPPPCPSQTGSPPVGLIKGEDKDEGPVAEQVKKSTLNPNAKEFNPTKPLLSVNKSTSTPTSPGPRTHSTPSIPVLTAGQSGLYSPQYISYIPQIHMGPAVQAPQMYPYPVSNSVPGQQGKYRGAKGSLPPQRSDQHQPASAPPMMQAAAAAGPPLVAATPYSSYIPYNPQQFPGQPAMMQPMAHYPSQPVFAPMLQSNPRMLTSGSHPQAIVSSSTPQYPSAEQPTPQALYATVHQSYPHHATQLHAHQPQPATTPTGSQPQSQHAAPSPVQHQAGQAPHLGSGQPQQNLYHPGALTGTPPSLPPGPSAQSPQSSFPQPAAVYAIHHQQLPHGFTNMAHVTQAHVQTGITAAPPPHPGAPHPPQVMLLHPPQSHGGPPQGAVPQSGVPALSASTPSPYPYIGHPQGEQPGQAPGFPGGADDRILQSHPSQQLPFHPPGN; encoded by the exons ATGGCTTTTGCGGCTGCGCTGTCCCCCAGCCTTGCCAGCGGCCCCCTCTTCGCCCTCCTCAACCGCCGGTTACATCAGCCAGCGACAAGCAGGGTTACTTGGCGATTGGTGACCCCCGCAGA GGGACAGAGCACAGGAAAGGGACCCCCACAGTCACCT GTGTTTGAAGGCGTCTACAACAATTCCAGAATGCTGCATTTCCTTACAGCTGTTGTG GGCTCCACTTGTGATGTAAAGGTGAAAAATGGTACCACCTATGAGGGTATATTCAAGACGCTAAGCTCAAAG TTTGAACTAGCAGTGGATGCTGTGCACCGGAAAGCATCTGAGCCAGCAGGTGGCCCTCGTCGGGAGGACATTGTGGACACCATGGTGTTTAAGCCAAGTGATGTCATGCTCGTTCACTTCCGAAATGTTGACTTCAACTACGCTACTAAAG ACAAGTTCACCGATTCAGCCATTGCCATGAACTCAAAAGTGAATGGGGAACACAAAGAGAAGGTGCTTCAGCGCTGGGAGGGGGGTGACAGCAACAGCGACGACTACGACCTCGAGTCCGACATG TCCAATGGATGGGACCCCAATGAAATGTTCAAGTTTAATGAGGAGAACTACGGTGTGAAGACCACCTACGATAGCAGTCTTTCTTCTTATAC GGTGCCCTTAGAAAAGGACAACTCAGAAGAATTTCGTCAGCGAGAGCTGCGTGCAGCCCAGTTGGCTCGAGAGATTGAATCAAGCCCCCAGTACCGCCTGCGGATCGCCATGGAGAACGATGATGGGCGCACTGAAGAGGAGAAGCACAGTGCGGTCCAGCGGCAGGGTTCGGGTCGGGAGAGCCCCAGCTTGGCATCCAG GGAGGGGAAGTATATCCCTCTGCCTCAGCGAGTCCGAGAAGGTCCCCGGGGAGGAGTTCGATGCAGCAGCTCTCGGGGCGGTCGGCCTGGCCTTAGCTCTTTGCCACCTCGTGGCCCTCACCATCTGGACAATAGCAGTCCTGGCCCAGGTTCTGAGGCCCGTGGTATCAATGGAG gccctTCCCGCATGTCCCCAAAGGCACAGCGGCCTCTGAGAGGTGCCAAGACTCTGTCTTCACCCAGTAATAGGCCTTCTGGAGAAACTTCTGTTCCACCTCCTCCTGCAG TGGGCCGGATATATCCCCCGCGTTCTCCCAAGTCTGCTGCCCCTGCCCCAATCTCAGCTTCCTGTCCTGAGCCTCCCATCGGCTCGGCAGTGCCAACCTCTTCAGCCTCCATCCCTGTGACCTCATCAGTCTCAGATCCTGGAGTGGGCTCCATTTCCCCAGCTTCTCCAAAGATCTCCCTGGCCCCCACAGATG TAAAAGAACTCTCTACCAAGGAACCTGGGAGAACTCTGGAGCCCCAGGAGCTGGCTCGGATAGCTGGGAAAG TCCCTGGTCTTCAGAATGAACAGAAACGATTCCAACTGGAAGAACTGAGAAAGTTTGGGGCCCAGTTTAAG CTTCAGCCCAGTAGCTCCCCTGAGAACAGCTTGGATCCTTTTCCTCCCCGGATCTTAAAGGAGGAGcccaaaggaaaggagaaggaggttgATGGTCTGTTGACTTCAGAGCCCATGGGGTCTCCCGTCTCCTCCAAGACAGAGTCCGTATCGGATAAGGAGGACAAACCACCCCTGGCACCAGCAGGAGGCACTGAGGGGCCAGAGCAGCCCCCACCACCTTGCCCAAGCCAAACTGGCAGCCCCCCGGTGGGCCTCATCAAGGGAGAAGACAAGGATGAGGGCCCTGTTGCTGA ACAAGTAAAGAAATCAACGTTGAACCCTAATGCTAAGGAATTCAATCCTACAAAGCCTCTGCTGTCTGTG AATAAATCCACCAGTACCCCAACTTCTCCAGGGCCCCGGACTCATTCAACTCCCTCCATCCCGGTGCTGACAGCAGGCCAGAGTGGGCTATACAGCCCCCAGTACATCTCCTACATACCTCAGATCCACATGGGACCAGCTGTGCAG GCACCTCAGATGTATCCATATCCTGTATCCAATTCAGTGCCTGGGCAGCAGGGCAAGTACCGGGGAGCAAAAG gctcCCTGCCCCCGCAGCGCTCGGACCAACACCAGCCAGCTTCAGCCCCGCCAATGATGCAGGCCGCCGCGGCTGCTGGCCCACCTCTGGTGGCTGCCACGCCCTATTCTTCCTACATACCCTACAACCCTCAGCAGTTCCCAGGCCAGCCTGCCATGATGCAGCCCATGGCCCACTACCCCTCACAG CCGGTGTTTGCCCCCATGCTTCAGAGCAACCCACGCATGCTGACATCGGGCAGCCATCCCCAGGCCATCGTGTCATCCTCTACCCCTCAGTACCCTTCTGCGGAGCAGCCCACTCCCCAAGCCCTTTATG CCACTGTTCACCAGTCCTACCCACACCATGCCACGCAGCTCCATGCCCACCAGCCGCAGCCGGCTACCACGCCTACTGGAAGCCAGCCGCAGTCCCAGCATGCGGCCCCCAGTCCTGTCCAG CATCAGGCGGGGCAGGCCCCACACCTGGGCAGTGGACAGCCACAGCAGAATCTGTACCACCCAGGGGCCCTGACAGGCACGCCGCCCTCTCTGCCACCGGGACCTTCTGCCCAGTCCCCTCAGAGCAGCTTCCCCCAGCCAGCCGCTGTGTATGCCATCCACCACCAGCAGCTGCCCCACGGCTTCACCAACATGGCCCATGTTACCCAG gCCCATGTCCAAACTGGAATCACAGCAGCCCCGCCCCCTCACCCTGGGGCTCCCCACCCgccccaggtgatgctgctgcaCCCACCCCAGAGTCATGGGGGGCCCCCCCAAGGCGCGGTGCCCCAGAGTGGGGTGCCTGCACTCTCAGCTTCCACACCCTCACCCTACCCCTACATCGGACACCCCCAAGGTGAGCAGCCTGGCCAGGCGCCTGGATTTCCAGGAGGAGCCGATGACAGGATTC TTCAATCTCATCCCTCCCAGCAGCTCCCCTTCCACCCCCCGGGGAACTGA
- the ATXN2L gene encoding ataxin-2-like protein isoform X27: MAFAAALSPSLASGPLFALLNRRLHQPATSRVTWRLVTPAEGQSTGKGPPQSPVFEGVYNNSRMLHFLTAVVGSTCDVKVKNGTTYEGIFKTLSSKFELAVDAVHRKASEPAGGPRREDIVDTMVFKPSDVMLVHFRNVDFNYATKDKFTDSAIAMNSKVNGEHKEKVLQRWEGGDSNSDDYDLESDMSNGWDPNEMFKFNEENYGVKTTYDSSLSSYTVPLEKDNSEEFRQRELRAAQLAREIESSPQYRLRIAMENDDGRTEEEKHSAVQRQGSGRESPSLASREGKYIPLPQRVREGPRGGVRCSSSRGGRPGLSSLPPRGPHHLDNSSPGPGSEARGINGGPSRMSPKAQRPLRGAKTLSSPSNRPSGETSVPPPPAAPPFLPVGRIYPPRSPKSAAPAPISASCPEPPIGSAVPTSSASIPVTSSVSDPGVGSISPASPKISLAPTDVKELSTKEPGRTLEPQELARIAGKVPGLQNEQKRFQLEELRKFGAQFKLQPSSSPENSLDPFPPRILKEEPKGKEKEVDGLLTSEPMGSPVSSKTESVSDKEDKPPLAPAGGTEGPEQPPPPCPSQTGSPPVGLIKGEDKDEGPVAEQVKKSTLNPNAKEFNPTKPLLSVNKSTSTPTSPGPRTHSTPSIPVLTAGQSGLYSPQYISYIPQIHMGPAVQAPQMYPYPVSNSVPGQQGKYRGAKGSLPPQRSDQHQPASAPPMMQAAAAAGPPLVAATPYSSYIPYNPQQFPGQPAMMQPMAHYPSQPVFAPMLQSNPRMLTSGSHPQAIVSSSTPQYPSAEQPTPQALYATVHQSYPHHATQLHAHQPQPATTPTGSQPQSQHAAPSPVQHQAGQAPHLGSGQPQQNLYHPGALTGTPPSLPPGPSAQSPQSSFPQPAAVYAIHHQQLPHGFTNMAHVTQAHVQTGITAAPPPHPGAPHPPQVMLLHPPQSHGGPPQGAVPQSGVPALSASTPSPYPYIGHPQVQSHPSQQLPFHPPGN, from the exons ATGGCTTTTGCGGCTGCGCTGTCCCCCAGCCTTGCCAGCGGCCCCCTCTTCGCCCTCCTCAACCGCCGGTTACATCAGCCAGCGACAAGCAGGGTTACTTGGCGATTGGTGACCCCCGCAGA GGGACAGAGCACAGGAAAGGGACCCCCACAGTCACCT GTGTTTGAAGGCGTCTACAACAATTCCAGAATGCTGCATTTCCTTACAGCTGTTGTG GGCTCCACTTGTGATGTAAAGGTGAAAAATGGTACCACCTATGAGGGTATATTCAAGACGCTAAGCTCAAAG TTTGAACTAGCAGTGGATGCTGTGCACCGGAAAGCATCTGAGCCAGCAGGTGGCCCTCGTCGGGAGGACATTGTGGACACCATGGTGTTTAAGCCAAGTGATGTCATGCTCGTTCACTTCCGAAATGTTGACTTCAACTACGCTACTAAAG ACAAGTTCACCGATTCAGCCATTGCCATGAACTCAAAAGTGAATGGGGAACACAAAGAGAAGGTGCTTCAGCGCTGGGAGGGGGGTGACAGCAACAGCGACGACTACGACCTCGAGTCCGACATG TCCAATGGATGGGACCCCAATGAAATGTTCAAGTTTAATGAGGAGAACTACGGTGTGAAGACCACCTACGATAGCAGTCTTTCTTCTTATAC GGTGCCCTTAGAAAAGGACAACTCAGAAGAATTTCGTCAGCGAGAGCTGCGTGCAGCCCAGTTGGCTCGAGAGATTGAATCAAGCCCCCAGTACCGCCTGCGGATCGCCATGGAGAACGATGATGGGCGCACTGAAGAGGAGAAGCACAGTGCGGTCCAGCGGCAGGGTTCGGGTCGGGAGAGCCCCAGCTTGGCATCCAG GGAGGGGAAGTATATCCCTCTGCCTCAGCGAGTCCGAGAAGGTCCCCGGGGAGGAGTTCGATGCAGCAGCTCTCGGGGCGGTCGGCCTGGCCTTAGCTCTTTGCCACCTCGTGGCCCTCACCATCTGGACAATAGCAGTCCTGGCCCAGGTTCTGAGGCCCGTGGTATCAATGGAG gccctTCCCGCATGTCCCCAAAGGCACAGCGGCCTCTGAGAGGTGCCAAGACTCTGTCTTCACCCAGTAATAGGCCTTCTGGAGAAACTTCTGTTCCACCTCCTCCTGCAG CTCCCCCTTTTCTTCCAGTGGGCCGGATATATCCCCCGCGTTCTCCCAAGTCTGCTGCCCCTGCCCCAATCTCAGCTTCCTGTCCTGAGCCTCCCATCGGCTCGGCAGTGCCAACCTCTTCAGCCTCCATCCCTGTGACCTCATCAGTCTCAGATCCTGGAGTGGGCTCCATTTCCCCAGCTTCTCCAAAGATCTCCCTGGCCCCCACAGATG TAAAAGAACTCTCTACCAAGGAACCTGGGAGAACTCTGGAGCCCCAGGAGCTGGCTCGGATAGCTGGGAAAG TCCCTGGTCTTCAGAATGAACAGAAACGATTCCAACTGGAAGAACTGAGAAAGTTTGGGGCCCAGTTTAAG CTTCAGCCCAGTAGCTCCCCTGAGAACAGCTTGGATCCTTTTCCTCCCCGGATCTTAAAGGAGGAGcccaaaggaaaggagaaggaggttgATGGTCTGTTGACTTCAGAGCCCATGGGGTCTCCCGTCTCCTCCAAGACAGAGTCCGTATCGGATAAGGAGGACAAACCACCCCTGGCACCAGCAGGAGGCACTGAGGGGCCAGAGCAGCCCCCACCACCTTGCCCAAGCCAAACTGGCAGCCCCCCGGTGGGCCTCATCAAGGGAGAAGACAAGGATGAGGGCCCTGTTGCTGA ACAAGTAAAGAAATCAACGTTGAACCCTAATGCTAAGGAATTCAATCCTACAAAGCCTCTGCTGTCTGTG AATAAATCCACCAGTACCCCAACTTCTCCAGGGCCCCGGACTCATTCAACTCCCTCCATCCCGGTGCTGACAGCAGGCCAGAGTGGGCTATACAGCCCCCAGTACATCTCCTACATACCTCAGATCCACATGGGACCAGCTGTGCAG GCACCTCAGATGTATCCATATCCTGTATCCAATTCAGTGCCTGGGCAGCAGGGCAAGTACCGGGGAGCAAAAG gctcCCTGCCCCCGCAGCGCTCGGACCAACACCAGCCAGCTTCAGCCCCGCCAATGATGCAGGCCGCCGCGGCTGCTGGCCCACCTCTGGTGGCTGCCACGCCCTATTCTTCCTACATACCCTACAACCCTCAGCAGTTCCCAGGCCAGCCTGCCATGATGCAGCCCATGGCCCACTACCCCTCACAG CCGGTGTTTGCCCCCATGCTTCAGAGCAACCCACGCATGCTGACATCGGGCAGCCATCCCCAGGCCATCGTGTCATCCTCTACCCCTCAGTACCCTTCTGCGGAGCAGCCCACTCCCCAAGCCCTTTATG CCACTGTTCACCAGTCCTACCCACACCATGCCACGCAGCTCCATGCCCACCAGCCGCAGCCGGCTACCACGCCTACTGGAAGCCAGCCGCAGTCCCAGCATGCGGCCCCCAGTCCTGTCCAG CATCAGGCGGGGCAGGCCCCACACCTGGGCAGTGGACAGCCACAGCAGAATCTGTACCACCCAGGGGCCCTGACAGGCACGCCGCCCTCTCTGCCACCGGGACCTTCTGCCCAGTCCCCTCAGAGCAGCTTCCCCCAGCCAGCCGCTGTGTATGCCATCCACCACCAGCAGCTGCCCCACGGCTTCACCAACATGGCCCATGTTACCCAG gCCCATGTCCAAACTGGAATCACAGCAGCCCCGCCCCCTCACCCTGGGGCTCCCCACCCgccccaggtgatgctgctgcaCCCACCCCAGAGTCATGGGGGGCCCCCCCAAGGCGCGGTGCCCCAGAGTGGGGTGCCTGCACTCTCAGCTTCCACACCCTCACCCTACCCCTACATCGGACACCCCCAAG TTCAATCTCATCCCTCCCAGCAGCTCCCCTTCCACCCCCCGGGGAACTGA
- the ATXN2L gene encoding ataxin-2-like protein isoform X29: MAFAAALSPSLASGPLFALLNRRLHQPATSRVTWRLVTPAEGQSTGKGPPQSPVFEGVYNNSRMLHFLTAVVGSTCDVKVKNGTTYEGIFKTLSSKFELAVDAVHRKASEPAGGPRREDIVDTMVFKPSDVMLVHFRNVDFNYATKDKFTDSAIAMNSKVNGEHKEKVLQRWEGGDSNSDDYDLESDMSNGWDPNEMFKFNEENYGVKTTYDSSLSSYTVPLEKDNSEEFRQRELRAAQLAREIESSPQYRLRIAMENDDGRTEEEKHSAVQRQGSGRESPSLASREGKYIPLPQRVREGPRGGVRCSSSRGGRPGLSSLPPRGPHHLDNSSPGPGSEARGINGGPSRMSPKAQRPLRGAKTLSSPSNRPSGETSVPPPPAVGRIYPPRSPKSAAPAPISASCPEPPIGSAVPTSSASIPVTSSVSDPGVGSISPASPKISLAPTDVKELSTKEPGRTLEPQELARIAGKVPGLQNEQKRFQLEELRKFGAQFKLQPSSSPENSLDPFPPRILKEEPKGKEKEVDGLLTSEPMGSPVSSKTESVSDKEDKPPLAPAGGTEGPEQPPPPCPSQTGSPPVGLIKGEDKDEGPVAEQVKKSTLNPNAKEFNPTKPLLSVNKSTSTPTSPGPRTHSTPSIPVLTAGQSGLYSPQYISYIPQIHMGPAVQAPQMYPYPVSNSVPGQQGKYRGAKGSLPPQRSDQHQPASAPPMMQAAAAAGPPLVAATPYSSYIPYNPQQFPGQPAMMQPMAHYPSQPVFAPMLQSNPRMLTSGSHPQAIVSSSTPQYPSAEQPTPQALYATVHQSYPHHATQLHAHQPQPATTPTGSQPQSQHAAPSPVQHQAGQAPHLGSGQPQQNLYHPGALTGTPPSLPPGPSAQSPQSSFPQPAAVYAIHHQQLPHGFTNMAHVTQAHVQTGITAAPPPHPGAPHPPQVMLLHPPQSHGGPPQGAVPQSGVPALSASTPSPYPYIGHPQVQSHPSQQLPFHPPGN; encoded by the exons ATGGCTTTTGCGGCTGCGCTGTCCCCCAGCCTTGCCAGCGGCCCCCTCTTCGCCCTCCTCAACCGCCGGTTACATCAGCCAGCGACAAGCAGGGTTACTTGGCGATTGGTGACCCCCGCAGA GGGACAGAGCACAGGAAAGGGACCCCCACAGTCACCT GTGTTTGAAGGCGTCTACAACAATTCCAGAATGCTGCATTTCCTTACAGCTGTTGTG GGCTCCACTTGTGATGTAAAGGTGAAAAATGGTACCACCTATGAGGGTATATTCAAGACGCTAAGCTCAAAG TTTGAACTAGCAGTGGATGCTGTGCACCGGAAAGCATCTGAGCCAGCAGGTGGCCCTCGTCGGGAGGACATTGTGGACACCATGGTGTTTAAGCCAAGTGATGTCATGCTCGTTCACTTCCGAAATGTTGACTTCAACTACGCTACTAAAG ACAAGTTCACCGATTCAGCCATTGCCATGAACTCAAAAGTGAATGGGGAACACAAAGAGAAGGTGCTTCAGCGCTGGGAGGGGGGTGACAGCAACAGCGACGACTACGACCTCGAGTCCGACATG TCCAATGGATGGGACCCCAATGAAATGTTCAAGTTTAATGAGGAGAACTACGGTGTGAAGACCACCTACGATAGCAGTCTTTCTTCTTATAC GGTGCCCTTAGAAAAGGACAACTCAGAAGAATTTCGTCAGCGAGAGCTGCGTGCAGCCCAGTTGGCTCGAGAGATTGAATCAAGCCCCCAGTACCGCCTGCGGATCGCCATGGAGAACGATGATGGGCGCACTGAAGAGGAGAAGCACAGTGCGGTCCAGCGGCAGGGTTCGGGTCGGGAGAGCCCCAGCTTGGCATCCAG GGAGGGGAAGTATATCCCTCTGCCTCAGCGAGTCCGAGAAGGTCCCCGGGGAGGAGTTCGATGCAGCAGCTCTCGGGGCGGTCGGCCTGGCCTTAGCTCTTTGCCACCTCGTGGCCCTCACCATCTGGACAATAGCAGTCCTGGCCCAGGTTCTGAGGCCCGTGGTATCAATGGAG gccctTCCCGCATGTCCCCAAAGGCACAGCGGCCTCTGAGAGGTGCCAAGACTCTGTCTTCACCCAGTAATAGGCCTTCTGGAGAAACTTCTGTTCCACCTCCTCCTGCAG TGGGCCGGATATATCCCCCGCGTTCTCCCAAGTCTGCTGCCCCTGCCCCAATCTCAGCTTCCTGTCCTGAGCCTCCCATCGGCTCGGCAGTGCCAACCTCTTCAGCCTCCATCCCTGTGACCTCATCAGTCTCAGATCCTGGAGTGGGCTCCATTTCCCCAGCTTCTCCAAAGATCTCCCTGGCCCCCACAGATG TAAAAGAACTCTCTACCAAGGAACCTGGGAGAACTCTGGAGCCCCAGGAGCTGGCTCGGATAGCTGGGAAAG TCCCTGGTCTTCAGAATGAACAGAAACGATTCCAACTGGAAGAACTGAGAAAGTTTGGGGCCCAGTTTAAG CTTCAGCCCAGTAGCTCCCCTGAGAACAGCTTGGATCCTTTTCCTCCCCGGATCTTAAAGGAGGAGcccaaaggaaaggagaaggaggttgATGGTCTGTTGACTTCAGAGCCCATGGGGTCTCCCGTCTCCTCCAAGACAGAGTCCGTATCGGATAAGGAGGACAAACCACCCCTGGCACCAGCAGGAGGCACTGAGGGGCCAGAGCAGCCCCCACCACCTTGCCCAAGCCAAACTGGCAGCCCCCCGGTGGGCCTCATCAAGGGAGAAGACAAGGATGAGGGCCCTGTTGCTGA ACAAGTAAAGAAATCAACGTTGAACCCTAATGCTAAGGAATTCAATCCTACAAAGCCTCTGCTGTCTGTG AATAAATCCACCAGTACCCCAACTTCTCCAGGGCCCCGGACTCATTCAACTCCCTCCATCCCGGTGCTGACAGCAGGCCAGAGTGGGCTATACAGCCCCCAGTACATCTCCTACATACCTCAGATCCACATGGGACCAGCTGTGCAG GCACCTCAGATGTATCCATATCCTGTATCCAATTCAGTGCCTGGGCAGCAGGGCAAGTACCGGGGAGCAAAAG gctcCCTGCCCCCGCAGCGCTCGGACCAACACCAGCCAGCTTCAGCCCCGCCAATGATGCAGGCCGCCGCGGCTGCTGGCCCACCTCTGGTGGCTGCCACGCCCTATTCTTCCTACATACCCTACAACCCTCAGCAGTTCCCAGGCCAGCCTGCCATGATGCAGCCCATGGCCCACTACCCCTCACAG CCGGTGTTTGCCCCCATGCTTCAGAGCAACCCACGCATGCTGACATCGGGCAGCCATCCCCAGGCCATCGTGTCATCCTCTACCCCTCAGTACCCTTCTGCGGAGCAGCCCACTCCCCAAGCCCTTTATG CCACTGTTCACCAGTCCTACCCACACCATGCCACGCAGCTCCATGCCCACCAGCCGCAGCCGGCTACCACGCCTACTGGAAGCCAGCCGCAGTCCCAGCATGCGGCCCCCAGTCCTGTCCAG CATCAGGCGGGGCAGGCCCCACACCTGGGCAGTGGACAGCCACAGCAGAATCTGTACCACCCAGGGGCCCTGACAGGCACGCCGCCCTCTCTGCCACCGGGACCTTCTGCCCAGTCCCCTCAGAGCAGCTTCCCCCAGCCAGCCGCTGTGTATGCCATCCACCACCAGCAGCTGCCCCACGGCTTCACCAACATGGCCCATGTTACCCAG gCCCATGTCCAAACTGGAATCACAGCAGCCCCGCCCCCTCACCCTGGGGCTCCCCACCCgccccaggtgatgctgctgcaCCCACCCCAGAGTCATGGGGGGCCCCCCCAAGGCGCGGTGCCCCAGAGTGGGGTGCCTGCACTCTCAGCTTCCACACCCTCACCCTACCCCTACATCGGACACCCCCAAG TTCAATCTCATCCCTCCCAGCAGCTCCCCTTCCACCCCCCGGGGAACTGA